A portion of the Vulpes vulpes isolate BD-2025 chromosome 5, VulVul3, whole genome shotgun sequence genome contains these proteins:
- the PTPMT1 gene encoding phosphatidylglycerophosphatase and protein-tyrosine phosphatase 1, which yields MEPGAGASGCAAERREAGPEASAPEGPAATAAPSREAADEWPPSSPSPSGLLPRPRPASLGVGEARLREAGGGRMAAGGLLEAGLARVLFYPTLLYTLFRGKVPGRAHRDWYHRIDPTVLLGALPLRNMTRRLVQDENVRGVITMNEEYETRFLCNSSKEWKKVGVEQLRLSTVDMTGVPTLANLQKGVQFALKYQSLGQSVYVHCKAGRSRSATMVAAYLIQVYNWSPEEAVRAITKIRSHIHIRSGQLEVLKEFHKEITAGAAKDKTCHTSQT from the exons ATGGAGCCCGGCGCGGGCGCCTCGGGTTGCGCCGCCGAGCGCCGAGAGGCCGGGCCCGAAGCCTCGGCGCCGGAGGGGCCCGCGGCGACCGCGGCGCCTTCGCGGGAGGCGGCGGACGAGTGGCCGCCCTCGTCCCCGTCGCCCTCGGGGCTCCTCCCGCGGCCGCGGCCCGCGAGCCTCGGCGTGGGCGAGGCGCGGCTGCGTGAGGCCGGCGGGGGCAGGATGGCGGCCGGCGGGTTGCTGGAGGCCGGCCTGGCCCGGGTGCTCTTCTACCCGACGCTGCTGTACACCCTGTTCCGCGGGAAGGTGCCGGGCCGGGCGCACCGCGACTGGTACCACCGCATCGACCCCACGGTGCTGCTGGGCGCGCTGCCGCTGCGGAACATGACGCGCCGG CTGGTTCAGGACGAGAACGTGCGCGGGGTGATCACCATGAACGAGGAATACGAGACGCGGTTCCTGTGTAACTCCTCAAAG GAATGGAAGAAAGTAGGAGTCGAACAGCTGCGGCTCAGCACAGTAGACATGACTGGAGTCCCAACCTTGGCTAACCTCCAGAAAGGAGTCCAGTTTGCTCTCAAGTACCAGTCGCTGGGCCAGTCTGTCTACGTGCATTGTAAGGCTGGGCGCTCCAGAAGTGCCACTATGGTGGCAGCGTATCTGATTCAG GTGTACAACTGGAGTCCAGAGGAGGCTGTAAGAGCCATCACCAAGATCCGGTCACACATCCACATCAGATCTGGCCAGTTGGAAGTTCTCAAAGAGTTCCACAAGGAGATTACTGCAGGGGCAGCAAAGGATAAAACTTGTCACACATCACAGACGTGA